A region from the Aeromicrobium choanae genome encodes:
- a CDS encoding SRPBCC domain-containing protein — MSPSDDLDTLSFTVSGRIARPCVEVYEAIADPEQLSRYFTTGGARGRLEPGAEVSWDFHDYPGRFPVTVVEADPPRRLVIEWEGSATTGDTGTTRTTFELEPVEGDESRTLVTITEQSWTVTPEGARNAFGNCEGWTGMLAALKVWVEHGINLREGFYR; from the coding sequence ATGAGCCCATCTGATGATCTCGACACCCTGTCGTTCACCGTCTCCGGCCGCATCGCCCGACCCTGTGTCGAGGTGTACGAGGCCATCGCCGACCCCGAGCAGCTCTCGCGGTACTTCACGACGGGAGGCGCACGCGGCCGCCTCGAACCCGGCGCCGAGGTGAGCTGGGACTTCCACGACTACCCCGGCCGCTTCCCCGTGACCGTCGTCGAGGCCGACCCGCCCCGCCGCCTCGTCATCGAGTGGGAGGGCAGCGCGACGACGGGCGACACCGGCACGACGCGGACGACCTTCGAGCTCGAGCCCGTCGAGGGCGACGAGAGCCGCACCCTCGTGACCATTACCGAGCAGTCGTGGACCGTGACGCCCGAAGGCGCCAGGAACGCGTTCGGCAACTGCGAGGGCTGGACGGGAATGCTCGCGGCCCTCAAGGTGTGGGTCGAGCACGGGATCAACCTGCGCGAGGGCTTCTACCGCTGA
- the glmU gene encoding bifunctional UDP-N-acetylglucosamine diphosphorylase/glucosamine-1-phosphate N-acetyltransferase GlmU has protein sequence MSEQVTAIVLAAGAGTRMKSRRAKVLHEIAGRPMLGHALDAVRAAGIDRVVTVVGHDREQVEAAVAALDPSATIAVQTEQRGTGDAVRVALDAAGADAAAYLVTYADVPLLSADTLRALVDEHRANGRAVTILTSEPEDPTGYGRILRDESGAVVAIREHKDATDAERATREVNSGILVVDGPFLDRAVRALSTDNAQAELYLTDIVGQAVTEGLPVGAHVLEDVWQTEGVNDRRQLVRLGRELNARIVNHWLAEGVTILDPGTTWIDTGVTIGRDTTILPGTQLLGATTIGEGATIGPDTTVRNLEIGDDASVVRTHGSDSVVGPRAMVGPFAYLRPGTVIDEDGKVGTFVEVKNSHIGAGAKVPHLSYIGDAEVGERSNLGAGAITANYDGVNKHRTTIGAHVKTGCHNVFVAPVALGDGAHTGAGTVVREDVAPGALAVPAAGQRTIEGWVASRRPGTPSALAADQTTQETSGGHEQEPQ, from the coding sequence GTGAGCGAGCAGGTCACCGCGATCGTCCTGGCCGCAGGGGCCGGGACACGCATGAAGTCACGTCGGGCGAAGGTGCTGCACGAGATCGCCGGGCGTCCCATGCTGGGCCATGCGCTCGATGCCGTGCGGGCCGCCGGGATCGACCGGGTCGTCACCGTGGTGGGCCACGACCGCGAGCAGGTCGAGGCCGCCGTCGCCGCACTCGACCCCTCCGCCACGATCGCCGTCCAGACCGAGCAGCGCGGCACGGGCGACGCCGTGCGGGTGGCGCTCGACGCCGCGGGCGCGGACGCCGCCGCCTACCTCGTGACCTATGCCGACGTGCCGCTGCTGTCGGCCGACACCCTGCGCGCGCTCGTCGACGAGCACCGCGCGAACGGTCGCGCCGTCACGATCCTCACGTCCGAGCCCGAGGACCCCACCGGCTACGGGCGCATCCTGCGCGACGAGAGCGGCGCCGTCGTGGCGATCCGCGAGCACAAGGACGCGACCGACGCCGAGCGCGCGACCCGCGAGGTCAACAGCGGCATCCTCGTCGTCGACGGACCGTTCCTCGACCGCGCCGTGCGCGCCCTCAGCACCGACAACGCCCAGGCCGAGCTGTACCTCACCGACATCGTCGGCCAGGCCGTCACGGAAGGGCTGCCCGTCGGGGCCCACGTCCTGGAGGACGTCTGGCAGACCGAGGGCGTCAACGACCGCCGGCAGCTGGTCCGCCTCGGCCGCGAGCTGAACGCGCGGATCGTGAACCACTGGCTCGCCGAGGGCGTCACGATCCTCGACCCCGGGACCACGTGGATCGACACCGGCGTCACGATCGGCCGCGACACCACGATCCTGCCCGGCACGCAGCTGCTGGGCGCCACCACGATCGGCGAGGGCGCCACGATCGGCCCGGACACCACCGTGCGCAACCTGGAGATCGGCGACGACGCCTCGGTGGTGCGCACCCACGGCTCGGACTCCGTCGTCGGGCCCCGCGCCATGGTCGGCCCGTTCGCCTACCTGCGCCCCGGCACGGTCATCGACGAGGACGGCAAGGTGGGCACGTTCGTCGAGGTCAAGAACAGCCACATCGGCGCGGGCGCGAAGGTGCCGCACCTGTCCTACATCGGCGACGCCGAGGTGGGGGAGCGGAGCAACCTCGGCGCCGGCGCGATCACCGCGAACTACGACGGGGTGAACAAGCACCGCACCACCATCGGTGCCCACGTCAAGACCGGCTGCCACAACGTGTTCGTGGCACCCGTCGCCCTCGGTGACGGAGCGCACACGGGTGCGGGAACGGTCGTGCGCGAGGACGTGGCGCCGGGGGCGCTGGCCGTCCCCGCCGCCGGACAGAGGACAATCGAGGGGTGGGTCGCGAGCCGGCGACCGGGTACGCCTTCCGCGCTTGCCGCGGACCAGACCACGCAGGAGACCAGCGGTGGCCACGAACAAGAGCCTCAGTAA
- a CDS encoding 4-(cytidine 5'-diphospho)-2-C-methyl-D-erythritol kinase, producing the protein MVTRVTVRVPAKINLCLGVGRVRPDGFHPLATVYQAVDLHDELRITAREDGELSVAVHTEFDLPEGMSVPEGPDNIAVRAAQLLRERLGDPDLGADIAIRKVIPVAGGMAGGSADAAAALVGCNELWGGGLGRADLEPLAAELGSDVPFLLHGGNAVGGGRGETVSPVLARGSYHWVFATSSEGLSTAAVYAEFDRLSPDAPAEPEVPDELINALRAGDAHALGRALSNDLTDASLSLRPELADTLEVGLEAGALGAVISGSGPTTAFLAASEEHALDLAMALASTGSAADVIQSRGPVSGARLV; encoded by the coding sequence GTGGTGACGAGGGTGACCGTGCGCGTTCCGGCCAAGATCAACCTGTGCTTGGGCGTGGGACGCGTGCGCCCTGACGGGTTCCACCCGCTGGCCACCGTCTACCAGGCCGTGGACCTCCACGACGAGCTGCGCATCACGGCGCGCGAGGACGGCGAGCTGAGCGTCGCCGTGCACACCGAGTTCGACCTTCCCGAGGGCATGAGCGTCCCCGAGGGACCCGACAACATCGCGGTCCGCGCGGCGCAGCTGCTGCGCGAGCGGCTCGGCGACCCGGACCTCGGCGCGGACATCGCGATCCGCAAGGTCATCCCGGTGGCCGGCGGCATGGCCGGTGGCTCCGCCGACGCGGCCGCGGCCCTCGTGGGCTGCAACGAGCTGTGGGGAGGCGGGCTGGGCCGCGCCGACCTCGAGCCGCTGGCCGCCGAGCTGGGCAGCGACGTCCCGTTCCTGCTGCACGGCGGCAACGCCGTCGGCGGCGGCCGCGGCGAGACCGTCAGCCCCGTCCTGGCGCGCGGCAGCTACCACTGGGTGTTCGCCACGTCGTCCGAAGGACTCTCGACCGCCGCGGTCTACGCCGAGTTCGACCGGCTCAGCCCGGACGCGCCCGCCGAGCCCGAGGTGCCCGACGAGCTGATCAACGCCCTGCGCGCCGGCGATGCCCACGCTCTCGGGCGCGCCCTCTCCAACGACCTCACGGACGCCTCGCTGTCGCTGCGTCCCGAGCTGGCCGACACCCTCGAGGTCGGCCTCGAGGCCGGTGCGCTCGGCGCCGTGATCTCGGGCTCCGGTCCCACCACCGCCTTCCTGGCCGCCTCCGAGGAGCACGCGCTCGACCTCGCGATGGCGCTCGCCAGCACGGGGTCGGCGGCCGACGTCATCCAGTCCCGCGGGCCCGTTTCCGGGGCGCGGCTCGTCTGA
- the rsmA gene encoding 16S rRNA (adenine(1518)-N(6)/adenine(1519)-N(6))-dimethyltransferase RsmA, whose protein sequence is MRGEGRRQLSESGADSSVRLLGAADIRRLATEAGVRPTKQKGQNFVIDGNTVRRIVDVSGVGPDDVVVEIGPGLGSLTLALLDRASHVTAVEIDDVLAGRLPATVEEFAPGAADRFDLVVADAMHVRELPGPPPTALVANLPYNVSVPVLLHFLETFPSLRTVLVMVQAEVAHRLAAGPGSRTYGIPSVKAAWYADVRLAGNIGRNVFWPAPNVDSALVALTRREPPAGDRKTVFAVVDAAFAQRRKTLRAALSGYAGGGDAAERALLAAGIDPRTRGEQLTVEQFAAVADALPPR, encoded by the coding sequence CTGCGCGGCGAAGGTCGGCGTCAGCTGAGCGAGTCCGGAGCCGACAGCTCCGTCCGCCTCCTCGGCGCCGCCGACATCCGTCGGCTGGCGACCGAGGCCGGCGTGCGCCCCACGAAGCAGAAGGGGCAGAACTTCGTCATCGACGGCAACACGGTCCGCCGCATCGTCGACGTCTCCGGCGTGGGCCCCGACGACGTCGTGGTCGAGATCGGGCCCGGCCTGGGCTCGCTGACGCTGGCGCTGCTCGATCGCGCCAGTCACGTCACGGCCGTCGAGATCGACGACGTGCTGGCGGGCCGGCTGCCGGCCACGGTGGAGGAGTTCGCTCCCGGCGCCGCCGACCGCTTCGACCTCGTGGTCGCCGACGCGATGCACGTCCGCGAGCTGCCGGGGCCGCCGCCCACGGCGCTCGTGGCCAACCTGCCGTACAACGTGTCGGTGCCGGTGCTGCTGCACTTCCTCGAGACGTTCCCGTCGCTGCGCACCGTCCTCGTGATGGTGCAGGCCGAGGTCGCGCACCGGCTGGCCGCCGGGCCCGGCTCGCGCACCTACGGCATCCCCAGCGTGAAGGCCGCCTGGTACGCCGACGTGCGCCTGGCCGGCAACATCGGCCGCAACGTGTTCTGGCCGGCGCCCAACGTGGACTCGGCCCTGGTGGCGCTGACCCGGCGTGAGCCCCCGGCGGGCGATCGCAAGACCGTGTTCGCCGTGGTCGACGCCGCGTTCGCCCAGCGCCGCAAGACGCTCCGAGCCGCCCTGTCGGGCTACGCCGGCGGTGGCGACGCGGCCGAGCGCGCCCTCCTCGCGGCGGGCATCGACCCCCGCACCCGAGGCGAGCAGCTCACCGTCGAGCAGTTCGCCGCCGTCGCCGACGCGCTGCCCCCGCGCTGA
- a CDS encoding ribose-phosphate diphosphokinase, which translates to MLFSGRAHPTLAKEVAELLEVDCVPTTAYDFANGEIYVRFDESVRGCDAFVIQSHAAPINESIMEQLIMIDALKRASAKRITVVLPFYGYARQDKKHLGREPISARLMADLFLAAGADRLMTVDLHTAQIQGFFDGPVDHLLAMPILTRQVRKRYGKKPLAVVSPDAGRIKVAEQWARQFDNAPLAFIHKTRDVSKANVTKANRVVGEVAGRTCILVDDLIDTGGTICQAAEALMNDGAAEVVIAATHAVFSGEAIDKLKNSVATEVIVTNTLPLADEHRFDKLTVLSIAPLLAQAVSAVFEDGSVTSLFSE; encoded by the coding sequence ATGTTGTTCTCGGGCCGCGCGCACCCCACGCTGGCGAAGGAGGTCGCCGAGCTGCTCGAGGTCGACTGCGTTCCGACCACGGCCTACGACTTCGCGAACGGCGAGATCTACGTCCGCTTCGACGAGTCGGTCCGCGGCTGCGACGCCTTCGTGATCCAGAGCCACGCGGCGCCGATCAACGAGTCGATCATGGAGCAGCTCATCATGATCGACGCGCTCAAGCGCGCGTCCGCCAAGCGCATCACCGTGGTGCTGCCGTTCTACGGCTACGCCCGCCAGGACAAGAAGCACCTGGGCCGTGAGCCGATCAGCGCCCGCCTCATGGCCGACCTGTTCCTGGCCGCCGGCGCCGACCGCCTCATGACGGTCGACCTGCACACCGCGCAGATCCAGGGCTTCTTCGACGGCCCGGTCGACCACCTCCTGGCGATGCCGATCCTGACCCGCCAGGTCCGCAAGCGCTACGGCAAGAAGCCGCTCGCGGTCGTGTCGCCCGACGCCGGCCGCATCAAGGTGGCCGAGCAGTGGGCGCGCCAGTTCGACAACGCGCCGCTGGCCTTCATCCACAAGACCCGCGACGTCTCCAAGGCGAACGTCACCAAGGCCAACCGCGTCGTGGGCGAGGTCGCCGGCCGCACGTGCATCCTGGTCGACGACCTCATCGACACCGGCGGCACGATCTGCCAGGCCGCCGAGGCTCTCATGAACGACGGGGCGGCCGAGGTCGTCATCGCCGCCACCCACGCCGTGTTCTCGGGCGAGGCCATCGACAAGCTGAAGAACTCCGTCGCCACCGAGGTCATCGTCACGAACACGCTGCCGCTCGCCGACGAGCACCGCTTCGACAAGCTCACCGTCCTGTCGATCGCGCCGCTGCTCGCGCAGGCCGTCTCCGCCGTGTTCGAGGACGGATCGGTCACGAGCCTCTTCTCGGAGTGA
- a CDS encoding ABC-F family ATP-binding cassette domain-containing protein, with translation MPPLVVGERIAQSFPSGTVLSDVTIGVGDGDRIGVVGRNGDGKSTLLRILAKRLEPDSGRVTWRRDLRVGVVEQDDVLDPGLTAIGSVVGDRPEHEWASDPAVRDVLSGLMGDVDHHAEVGTLSGGQRRRVALARTLVRRWDLLILDEPTNHLDLEGVTWLADHVRRRSEALLVVTHDRWFLDEVCTLTWEVHDARVDAYEGGYAAYVLQRVERDRQAAASEERRQNLMRKELAWLRRGAPARTSKPKFRIDAANELIEREPPVRDSVSLSKLATARLGKDVVDILDVSVSYDDRPVLRDVEWRIGPGDRVGILGPNGAGKSTLLGLVTGEVTATSGRVKRGKTVKISALTQHLADLDAVADDRVSEVVGRRRTSYETEGKEMTPGQLLERLGFTSAQLSTPVRDLSGGQKRRLQLMLILLDEPNVLILDEPTNDMDTDMLAAIEDLLDTWPGTLLVVSHDRYLLERVTDHQFAVLDSHLRHLPGGVDEYLRLRAAQPAAAAEAPAKPAASVSQRGGQNERQLKKDVIRMERQIERLTERIADLDRAMVDASSQPSRLMELDAERRPLAEELEATEEAWLEASAELES, from the coding sequence ATGCCGCCCCTCGTCGTCGGCGAGCGCATCGCGCAGTCCTTCCCGTCCGGCACCGTCCTGTCCGACGTCACGATCGGCGTCGGCGACGGCGACCGGATCGGCGTCGTGGGCCGCAACGGCGACGGCAAGTCCACCCTGCTGCGCATCCTGGCCAAGCGGCTCGAGCCCGACTCCGGCCGCGTCACGTGGCGCCGCGACCTGCGCGTCGGCGTGGTCGAGCAGGACGACGTCCTCGACCCCGGCCTGACCGCGATCGGCTCCGTCGTGGGCGACCGGCCCGAGCACGAGTGGGCGTCCGACCCGGCGGTCCGTGACGTGCTCTCCGGGCTGATGGGCGACGTGGACCACCACGCGGAGGTCGGCACCCTCAGCGGCGGGCAGCGGCGCCGCGTCGCGCTGGCGCGCACGCTGGTGCGGCGCTGGGACCTACTGATCCTCGACGAGCCCACCAACCACCTCGACCTCGAGGGCGTCACCTGGCTCGCCGACCACGTGCGGCGGCGCAGCGAGGCGCTCCTCGTGGTGACCCACGACCGCTGGTTCCTCGACGAGGTCTGCACGCTGACGTGGGAGGTCCACGACGCGCGCGTTGACGCCTACGAGGGCGGCTACGCGGCCTACGTGCTGCAGCGCGTGGAGCGCGACCGGCAGGCCGCCGCGAGCGAGGAGCGGCGCCAGAACCTCATGCGCAAGGAGCTCGCCTGGCTGCGACGCGGTGCGCCCGCCCGGACGTCGAAGCCCAAGTTCCGCATCGACGCGGCGAACGAGCTGATCGAGCGCGAGCCGCCCGTGCGCGACTCGGTCTCCCTGTCCAAGCTCGCGACGGCACGGCTGGGCAAGGACGTCGTCGACATCCTCGACGTCTCGGTCTCCTACGACGACCGTCCCGTCCTGCGCGACGTGGAGTGGCGGATCGGCCCGGGCGACCGGGTCGGCATCCTCGGCCCGAACGGCGCGGGCAAGAGCACCCTGCTCGGCCTGGTGACGGGTGAGGTGACGGCCACCTCCGGCCGCGTCAAGCGCGGCAAGACGGTCAAGATCTCGGCCCTCACGCAGCACCTGGCCGACCTGGACGCCGTGGCCGACGATCGCGTCAGCGAGGTCGTCGGGCGCAGGCGCACGTCCTACGAGACCGAGGGCAAGGAGATGACGCCGGGCCAGCTGCTGGAGCGGCTGGGCTTCACGTCGGCCCAGCTGTCCACGCCGGTGCGCGACCTCTCGGGCGGCCAGAAGCGACGCCTGCAGCTCATGCTGATCCTGCTCGACGAGCCGAACGTGTTGATCCTCGACGAGCCGACGAACGACATGGACACCGACATGCTCGCGGCCATCGAGGACCTCCTCGACACGTGGCCCGGCACGCTGCTGGTGGTGTCGCACGACCGCTACCTGCTCGAGCGCGTCACCGACCACCAGTTCGCCGTCCTCGACTCGCATCTGCGCCACCTGCCTGGCGGGGTGGACGAGTACCTCCGGCTCCGGGCCGCCCAGCCCGCCGCCGCGGCCGAGGCGCCCGCGAAGCCGGCGGCGTCCGTGTCGCAGCGCGGCGGTCAGAACGAGCGCCAGCTGAAGAAGGACGTCATCCGGATGGAGCGCCAGATCGAGCGGCTCACCGAGCGGATCGCGGACCTCGACCGGGCGATGGTCGATGCCTCGAGCCAGCCCTCGCGCCTCATGGAGCTCGACGCGGAGCGCCGGCCGCTGGCCGAGGAGCTCGAGGCCACCGAGGAGGCCTGGCTCGAGGCCTCGGCCGAGCTCGAGTCCTGA
- a CDS encoding resuscitation-promoting factor, which yields MAVGLAVAVGGVVHASTYDDLVRFDVDGVVTEVRTESETVSELLAEKNVSLDPADQVSPAPATDLDDGDVVKVRRAKAVTLVVDGKISQRTVHDVDVASALETLGVQPKEGAAFSMAPDERLGLEGNSVVVSNPKPVVLKVDGKKQRLVTAAPTVQSLLQQRGVKVGELDEVKPGLGSYLKPRQSLRVVRIEKVTRNEKIEVDHTVKFTDDSSLFEGDTEVLKEGRDGLDRAKVELILADGEVRERRVISRSTVRPPIAEVQKRGTKNPDTVDGGVWDRIAKCESGGNWSINTGNGYYGGLQFSAATWHSVGGPGLPHQHSKATQIKYAKILQARSGWGQWSCAAKVGVS from the coding sequence GTGGCCGTCGGTCTGGCCGTAGCCGTCGGCGGCGTCGTCCACGCCTCGACCTACGACGACCTCGTCCGCTTCGACGTCGATGGCGTCGTCACCGAGGTCCGCACCGAGAGCGAGACCGTCAGCGAGCTCCTCGCGGAGAAGAACGTCTCCCTGGATCCCGCCGACCAGGTCAGCCCCGCGCCGGCCACCGACCTCGACGACGGCGACGTCGTGAAGGTCCGCCGCGCGAAGGCCGTCACCCTCGTGGTCGACGGGAAGATCAGCCAGCGCACCGTGCACGACGTCGACGTCGCCAGCGCACTGGAGACCCTCGGCGTCCAGCCGAAGGAGGGCGCCGCGTTCTCGATGGCCCCCGACGAGCGCCTCGGCCTCGAGGGCAACAGCGTCGTCGTGAGCAACCCCAAGCCCGTCGTCCTCAAGGTCGACGGCAAGAAGCAGAGGCTCGTCACCGCCGCCCCCACCGTGCAGTCGCTGCTCCAGCAGCGCGGCGTGAAGGTCGGCGAGCTCGACGAGGTCAAGCCCGGACTCGGGTCGTACCTCAAGCCGCGGCAGTCGCTGCGCGTCGTGCGGATCGAGAAGGTCACCCGCAACGAGAAGATCGAGGTCGACCACACGGTCAAGTTCACTGACGACTCCTCGCTGTTCGAGGGTGACACCGAGGTCCTCAAGGAGGGCCGCGACGGCCTCGACCGCGCGAAGGTCGAGCTGATCCTGGCCGACGGCGAGGTCCGTGAGCGCCGCGTCATCTCGCGCAGCACGGTCCGCCCGCCGATCGCCGAGGTGCAGAAGCGCGGCACGAAGAACCCCGACACTGTCGACGGTGGCGTCTGGGACCGCATCGCCAAGTGCGAGTCCGGCGGCAACTGGAGCATCAACACCGGCAACGGCTACTACGGCGGGCTGCAGTTCTCGGCCGCCACGTGGCACAGCGTCGGCGGCCCCGGGCTCCCGCACCAGCACAGCAAGGCCACCCAGATCAAGTACGCCAAGATCCTGCAGGCGCGCTCCGGCTGGGGCCAGTGGTCCTGCGCGGCGAAGGTCGGCGTCAGCTGA
- a CDS encoding TatD family hydrolase codes for MTEGWPAAPEALPRPVVDNHCHLDTRIRGGALIPVDEALDRAAAVGVTRTVQVGCDLEGSRWAVEVARTHPSVVAAVAMHPNDAARSDTLEADLAEIDRLAADPVVRAVGETGLDYFRTGPELRPLQHHSFREHIRIAKRHDRSLVIHDRDAHDDVLAILDDEGVPERVIMHCFSGDAEFARQCVDRGAYLSFAGTVTFKNAENLREALRVTPRDRILVETDAPFLTPMPHRGEPNASFLIPHTVRFMADVLEADVAELCEAIDENTDRAFGGHWPERFATVT; via the coding sequence CTGACCGAGGGCTGGCCCGCCGCACCCGAGGCGCTCCCGCGCCCGGTCGTGGACAACCACTGCCACCTCGACACCCGCATCCGCGGTGGCGCGCTCATTCCCGTCGACGAGGCGCTCGACCGGGCCGCCGCAGTCGGGGTCACCCGCACGGTGCAGGTCGGCTGCGACCTGGAGGGCTCACGCTGGGCGGTCGAGGTCGCCCGGACCCACCCCAGCGTGGTGGCCGCCGTCGCGATGCACCCCAACGACGCGGCCCGCAGCGACACCCTCGAGGCCGACCTCGCCGAGATCGACCGGCTCGCCGCCGACCCCGTGGTGCGCGCCGTGGGGGAGACCGGACTCGACTACTTCCGCACCGGTCCCGAGCTGCGTCCCCTCCAGCACCACAGCTTCCGCGAGCACATCCGGATCGCGAAGCGTCACGACCGCTCGCTGGTGATCCACGACCGCGACGCCCACGACGACGTGCTCGCGATCCTCGACGACGAGGGCGTCCCCGAGCGCGTGATCATGCACTGCTTCAGCGGGGATGCCGAGTTCGCGCGGCAGTGCGTCGACCGCGGCGCGTACCTCTCGTTCGCCGGTACGGTCACGTTCAAGAACGCCGAGAACCTGCGCGAGGCACTGCGTGTCACGCCGCGCGACCGCATCCTCGTGGAGACCGACGCGCCCTTCCTCACGCCCATGCCGCACCGGGGCGAGCCGAACGCGTCCTTCCTCATCCCGCACACCGTGCGCTTCATGGCCGACGTGCTCGAGGCCGACGTCGCGGAGCTCTGCGAGGCCATCGACGAGAACACCGATCGGGCGTTCGGCGGACACTGGCCCGAGCGTTTCGCTACAGTCACTTGA
- a CDS encoding MarR family winged helix-turn-helix transcriptional regulator, producing MDEVDEIVAAWRRERPDVEVSPLEVFSRLMRLAKHLERLRKQAFTTHELEVWEWDVLSALRRSGEPYELSPGQLVAATMVTSGTMTNRVDRLVQRGLVQRRPAPSDRRGVLVRLTPEGRRRVDGALDTLLALETTILENLPESERDHVADALRTLTAHFSA from the coding sequence ATGGACGAGGTCGACGAGATCGTCGCGGCGTGGCGCCGCGAGCGCCCGGACGTCGAGGTCTCCCCGCTGGAGGTCTTCAGCCGGCTGATGCGGCTGGCCAAGCACCTCGAGCGGCTGCGCAAGCAGGCCTTCACCACGCACGAGCTCGAGGTGTGGGAGTGGGACGTGCTCTCGGCGCTGCGCCGCTCGGGCGAGCCGTACGAGCTCTCCCCCGGTCAGCTCGTCGCGGCCACGATGGTCACGAGCGGCACCATGACCAACCGCGTCGACCGGCTCGTCCAGCGCGGGCTGGTGCAGCGGCGCCCCGCCCCCTCCGACCGGCGCGGCGTGCTGGTGCGGCTGACGCCGGAGGGCCGCCGTCGCGTCGACGGCGCGCTCGACACGCTGCTGGCCCTGGAGACCACGATCCTGGAGAACCTCCCGGAGTCCGAGCGCGACCACGTCGCCGACGCGCTGCGCACCCTCACGGCCCACTTCAGCGCCTGA
- a CDS encoding ArsR/SmtB family transcription factor yields MNRSDDDLVFKALANPVRRRMLDALREEPLTTGALCAVFDTLDRTTVLQHLRVLERAELVTGRKVGRERHLALAPLPIKRIHDRWISDYARAAVDLMERLDGD; encoded by the coding sequence GTGAACAGGAGTGACGACGACCTCGTCTTCAAGGCCCTGGCCAACCCCGTGCGCCGCCGGATGCTCGACGCGCTGCGCGAGGAGCCCCTCACGACGGGCGCCCTGTGCGCGGTGTTCGACACCCTCGACCGCACCACCGTCCTGCAGCACCTGCGCGTGCTCGAGCGCGCCGAGCTCGTCACCGGTCGCAAGGTCGGCCGCGAGCGCCACCTCGCCCTCGCGCCGCTGCCGATCAAGCGCATCCACGACCGCTGGATCAGCGACTACGCCCGGGCGGCGGTCGACCTCATGGAGCGTCTCGACGGCGACTGA